Proteins from a single region of Caldalkalibacillus thermarum:
- a CDS encoding phosphosulfolactate synthase → MPVGYFKDVISTHAGYIDFVKFGWGTSLVSCLRLS, encoded by the coding sequence ATGCCTGTCGGTTACTTCAAGGACGTCATCAGCACCCACGCCGGCTATATTGATTTTGTCAAATTTGGCTGGGGAACTTCCCTTGTCTCCTGTCTCCGACTGTCTTGA